Proteins encoded in a region of the Triticum dicoccoides isolate Atlit2015 ecotype Zavitan chromosome 3A, WEW_v2.0, whole genome shotgun sequence genome:
- the LOC119267197 gene encoding BTB/POZ domain and ankyrin repeat-containing protein NPR1-like, which produces MEAPSSHVTASFSDCDDSVSMGDAAPDADVEALRRLSDNLAAAFRSPDDFAFLADALVAVPGAPDLRVHRCVLSARSPFLRALFKRRAAAAGSSGGAEGNWLELRELLGDEVEVGYEALELVLDYLYSGRVRDLPKSACACVDVDGCAHVGCHPAVSFMAQVLFAASTFQIGELASLFQRHLLDFLDNVEVDNLPLILSVANLCNKSCVKLFERCLEIVVRSNLDMITLEKALPEDVIKQIIDSRITLGLASPEDNGFPNKHVRRILKALDSDDVELVRMLLTEGQTNLDDAFALHYAVEHCDSKITTELLDIALADVNLRNPRGYTVLHIAARRRDPKIVVSLLTKGARPSDITFDGRKAVQIAKRLTKHGDYFGNTEEGKPSPNDKLCIEILEQAERRDPQLGEASVSLALAGDCLRGKLLYLENRVALARIMFPIEARVAMDIAQVDGTLEFTLGPSTNPPLEITTVDLNDTSFKMKEEHLARMRALSKTVEVGKRFFPRCSNKLDKIMDDEPELASLGRDASSERRRRFHDLQDALLKAFSEDKEEFNKTTTLSSSSSSTSTVARNLTGRPRR; this is translated from the exons ATGGAGGCCCCGAGCAGCCACGTCACCGCCTCCTTCTCCGACTGCGACGACAGCGTCTCCATGGGGGACGCGGCGCCGGACGCGGACGTGGAGGCGCTCCGCCGCCTCTCCGACAACCTCGCCGCCGCCTTCCGCTCGCCGGACGACTTCGCCTTCCTCGCCGACGCGCTCGTCGCCGTGCCGGGCGCGCCCGACCTGCGCGTGCACCGCTGCGTGCTGTCCGCGCGGAGCCCCTTCCTGCGCGCCCTCTTcaagcgccgcgccgccgccgccggttcgtccggcggcgcggagggcaaCTGGTTGGAGCTCCGGGAGCttctcggcgacgaggtcgaggtcgGGTACGAGGCGCTGGAGCTGGTGCTCGACTACCTATACAGCGGCCGCGTCCGCGACCTCCCCAAGTCGGCGTGCGCCTGCGTCGACGTCGACGGGTGCGCGCACGTCGGCTGCCACCCCGCCGTCTCCTTCATGGCGCAGGTCCTCTTCGCCGCATCCACCTTCCAGATCGGCGAGCTCGCCAGCCTCTTCCAG CGGCATCTCCTTGATTTCCTTGATAATGTTGAAGTGGATAACCTTCCGTTGATCTTATCTGTTGCAAACTTATGCAACAAATCTTGCGTGAAACTGTTTGAGAGATGCCTGGAGATAGTAGTCCGGTCAAATCTTGACATGATTACTCTTGAGAAAGCATTGCCTGAAGATGTTATCAAGCAAATTATTGATTCACGGATAACTCTTGGATTAGCTTCACCCGAAGACAATGGCTTTCCTAACAAACACGTAAGAAGGATACTCAAGGCACTTGATTCTGATGATGTGGAGCTTGTCAGGATGCTGCTCACAGAAGGGCAGACTAACCTTGACGATGCATTTGCATTGCACTATGCTGTAGAACACTGTGACTCAAAAATTACAacagaacttctggacatcgcactTGCGGATGTTAATCTCAGAAACCCAAGAGGTTATACTGTTCTTCACATCGCTGCTAGGCGGAGAGATCCTAAAATTGTTGTCTCCCTTTTAACCAAAGGTGCTCGGCCTTCTGATATTACATTTGATGGAAGAAAAGCAGTTCAAATCGCAAAGAGACTCACAAAACATGGGGATTATTTTGGGAATACTGAAGAAGGGAAGCCGTCTCCCAATGATAAATTATGCATTGAGATACTGGAGCAAGCTGAAAGAAGGGATCCACAACTTGGAGAAGCATCGGTTTCTCTTGCATTGGCTGGTGACTGTCTTCGTGGGAAGTTACTGTACCTTGAAAACCGAG TTGCTTTGGCAAGGATAATGTTTCCAATTGAGGCAAGAGTAGCAATGGACATTGCTCAAGTGGATGGTACTTTGGAATTTACCCTTGGTCCTAGTACAAATCCACCTCTGGAGATAACAACCGTTGATCTAAATGATACTTCTTTCAAAATGAAGGAGGAACACTTAGCTCGGATGAGAGCCCTCTCCAAAACAG TCGAAGTCGGCAAACGTTTTTTCCCGCGCTGTTCAAATAAATTGGACAAGATCATGGATGATGAACCTGAGCTGGCTTCGCTCGGAAGAGATGCATcctcagagaggaggaggaggtttcATGACCTGCAAGATGCGCTCCTGAAGGCGTTCAGCGAGGACAAGGAGGAGTTTAACAAAACGACAACCCTTTCATCTTCCTCATCGTCGACGTCCACTGTAGCAAGGAACTTGACAGGCCGGCCTAGGAGATGA